Genomic DNA from Streptococcus uberis:
TCACGAGAGTGTTCACCAATAATCATTCCTTCGTAAACTTCTGTTCCAGGGTTTACGAAAATGGTTCCACGTTCTTCGACACGCATGATAGAATATGTTGTTGCTTTACCTTGATCAATTGAAACCAAGGCTCCGCGGTGACGACCACCAATCTCACCTGGGACAACAGGTAAATACTGGTCGAATGTATGGTTCATGATTCCGTAACCACGAGTCATTGATAGAAACTCAGTTGAGTAACCAATCAATCCACGAGCTGGAATTAAGAAAATCAAACGTGTTTGGCCATTACCAACCATCTGCATGTCTAACATATCACCTTTACGTTCTGAAAGGGATTGAATGATGGCACCTTGGTATTCTTCTGGAGTGTCAATTTGAACACGTTCAAATGGCTCCATTTTAACACCATCAATTTCTTTGATGATAACTTCTGGACGCGACACTTGTAATTCATAACCTTCACGACGCATGGTTTCAATTAAAATAGCTAAATGAAGCTCTCCACGACCAGAAACCGTCCATTTATCAGGTGAATCTGTTGGCTCAATGCGAAGTGACACGTCTGTTTGTAATTCCGCTAAAAGGCGTTCTTCAATTTTACGAGAAGTTACCCATTTACCTTCACGTCCCGCAAAAGGTGAATTGTTAACCAAGAAAGTCATTTGGAGAGTTGGTTCATCAATACGTAAAATTGGTAATGGCTCAATGGCATCTGTAGGTGTGATTGTTTCGCCGACAAAGATATCTTCCATACCAGATACTGCAATCAAATCACCTGCTTTTGCTTCCTGAATTTCGCGACGTTCCAAACCAAAGAAACCGAATAGTTTTGTCACTCGGAAATTTTTTGTTGTACCATCTAATTTAGATAAGGTAACATTGTCTCCAACTTTAATGGTACCGCGGAAAACACGACCAATACCGATACGACCGACAAAGTCATTATAATCAAGTAATGACACTTGGAATTGTAATGGTTCATCAGAGTTATCTTTCGGTGCTGGAATATGATCAATAATGGTATCAAAGATTGGAGCCATAGTATGCTCTTGGTCAGCTGGATCATCAGATAACGATGATGTTCCATTAATAGCAGATGCATAAACAACTGGGAATTCCAATTGCTCATCATCAGCTCCTAACTCAATAAACAACTCTAAAACTTCATCAACAACTTCAGCTGGACGAGCAGATGGTTTATCAATTTTATTAACAACGACAATAGGAACTAAATCTTGTTCTAATGCTTTTTTCAAAACAAAACGTGTTTGTGGCATTGTTCCTTCGTATGCATCAACAACGAGGACAACCCCATCAACCATTTTCATGATACGTTCTACTTCACCACCGAAGTCCGCGTGACCTGGTGTGTCCATGATGTTGATACGAACATCATTGTATGCAACAGCGGTATTTTTGGCAAGAATTGTGATACCACGTTCTTTCTCAATATCGTTGGAATCCATCGCACGCTCTTGGAGCTCTTTTCGTTCATCAAGGGTGTGAGATTGTTTTAACAACTCATCTACTAATGTTGTTTTTCCGTGGTCAACGTGGGCGATGATGGCAACGTTACGGATATCGTTTCTTAATTCTGTCATGTTTTCCTCTTGTAGCATAATATATTTTTAACTAAACAAGTATATCACAATTTTTTTCAAAAAACAGAGATTGACAAATTGTAAATGTTTTCAGGTCTACAAATGTTTTTTACATGAAAATATTCTAAAAAAAGAAAAGAAACCAGTTCATACTGATTTCTCTTTCCTTATTATTTTGTTTTACCGTCCCAATAATCAATGCCATCTCTCAATAAGTACAAGTTAGTAAATCCTGCTTTTTTTAACTTTTTGAGAGCACTTGGTGCAATTCGACTTGTTGCATTTTCATATACCAAGATTGGTTTGTCCTTGCGTAAGGATTTAATAGAGGCATCGAAAGTTTGTAAAGGGAAGTTTCTAGCACCCAAAATATGTTTATTTCTAAAGGCAGCTGGATCTCTCAAATCAATAATTTGACTCTTATGCATCATTTCCTTAAAGGTATCATTATCAATTTGCTGTGCCATACGTTTAAAGGCAAAATAGTTCCATGCAAAATAAGCTAATGTTGCAAATAATAGTCCCCAAATAATTAGTGTAACTGTTGACATTTTTTCTCCTATTCTTTAATGAACTGACGTGCAAGACTAGCTGCACCAATAATACCAGCGTCATTGCCAAGTTCTGCAATTTTTATTTTGGTTGAAGCTTTTACTTGTGGGAAAGTATAAGTCATAAAATAACGTTCAATTCTGGACCTTAAAAATTCACCTGCTGCAGAGACGCCACCACCAATGACAAGAGAATCTGGATTTAGGATGTTTGAAATATTTGCTGATGCTAGTCCAAGATAAAAAGCCACTTTTTCAACAACAGAATCTGCAAAAGTATCCCCCGCTTCAGCAGCCACAAAAATGTCTTTACTTGTTACCTCTTCACCGTTATCAATTGCGGCTTTAATTGCCGAACTACCTTCATAACTTTCAGCTAAGAGTCGAGCCACTTTCACTACTCCAGTAGCAGAAGCAACTGTTTCTAAACAACCGTAAGAACCACAAGTACAAGCAAAACCATTCATTGGTTCCACAATCATGTGACCAATTTCGCCACCTGCTCCGGCTACACCATGAATGAGATTCCCATCCGCAATGATACCACCGCCGACACCAGTACCTAGCGTCATAAAGACAACATCTGGGTTATTATCACCGGCACCTACCCATCGTTCTCCAAGCGCAGCTACGTTGGCATCATTATCAATGGCAAATGGAATACCAAGTTCGCTTTCAATCACAGAACCAACTTCTTGAGTGTCTTTCCAGTTCAAATTAAAAGCACCTGTGACTGTATTTTTGGTCCGGTCAACAGCACCTGGGGAACCCATGCCGATACCGATAAAATCGTCTTTAGATAACCCATACATCTCTAAACGATGTTTAATTGAGGCAACAATGTCAGGAACAATATGCATTCCGTTTTCCAAAATATTCGTTTGGATGGCCCATTTTTCCTGCACTTCACCTTCAAGTGTCAATATTCCAAATTTAATGGTTGTTCCACCAAGATCAATTCCTAATAATTTATGACTCATTCTTTCGTCCTTCTTTTTCTAATTCTAAGCGATGTTCACGTCGCAAAATTAATTCCGCATTTAAGTAATCATTTTTTTCAATTAAGCCGTTATCAAATAAGCGTTGAAGTTCAATTTTCATCATTTCAATGTCATAGAGACGCTTACCAATATAAATGTAAATGCCAAAATGTTTCAGTAATTGTTGCACATCAAATAGTGTTTTCATATACTTAAAGTTTAGCAAATTCTAATCTCAATTTCAAGATGATAAGGCAATCGCTTTCCTAATTTTTATGAAAATAGTGTTATTTTTTCGAAAGTAAAAGTATGATACCTATTTTATTTTTTTGTTTAGGAGCAAGTCTTGGTTCTTTTATGGGGGTTATTTGGAATAGGTTCCCTGAAAACTCAATTATTTGGCCGCCAAGTCATTGTGACAACTGTAAGCATTCACTAAAAGCACAGCAGTTGATACCTATTTTTTCTGTCTTAATGACAGGCTTTAAATGTGCTTTTTGTAAGCAGCGGGTCTCTCCAGTTTATAGCTTGATTGAGTTAGTCATGGGTCTCATCTTTTGGTGTGCCCAGCAACATCTTTTTTTATCATGGATAGATGTCTATATGATTTCCATTTCCATCCTTTTATCACTCTACGATATGAAGACACAATCTTACCCTTTTATAATCTGGATTTTTTCTTTTATGATACTTCTTCCTTTCTATGAATGGAACTTGCTCGTCTTCTTCTTTCTTTTGATAGCCTTACTATGCACCATTTGGCCAGCAGTTATCGGAAATGGAGATCTCCTCTATTTAGCTAGCATAGCCTTAGTCTACAATCTGAAAATGACACTCTGGATTATCCAAATTGCTAGCATTTTAGGCTTAGCCTTTTGTCTTGTCCAGAAAAAAAGAAAAATTCCTTTTTTACCCTTTTTAAGTCTTGCTTTACTAGTCTTGCTATGTTTGAAGCACTAAAAAACAACTAGAAATTCTAGTTGTTTATGCATTGTCCATCATGCCAGCTTGCAATTGATACATTTTGTAATAAGTCCCTTGTTTTTCAAGCAGTTCCTCATGACGGCCACTTTCTATGATTTTACCTTTATCTAGAACATAGATGCAGTTGGCATCCTGAATGGTTGATAATCGGTGAGCAATAGCAATGGTTGTTCGACCTTGTCGCATTTTAGCTAGTGACCTTTGAACTATCTCTTCTGTTGCTGAATCAATATTAGCTGTTGCCTCATCTAAAATTAATATTTTAGGTTTACTTGCTACTGTTCGTGCAAAAGCTAATAGTTGTCGTTGTCCAGTAGAAAAACTTGACCCACGTTCTGTCACTTTGGCATCATACTGATTTGGTAATTTTTGGATAAATTGATCTGCATCCACAAATTCAGCCGCTGCTTTTACCTCTTGATCGCTAATATCTTGATACATTCTAATATTTGAAGCAATTGTTCCATGATATAGGAATGGATCCTGTAAAACTAAACCAATGGATTGTCGCAATGCTTCTTGACTATAGCGACGAATGTCTATGCCATCTATTAAGACCTGGCCTTCCTGAAATTCATAAAATCTCATAAAAACATTAATGATAGATGATTTCCCCGAACCGGTAGAACCAACAAAAGCGATTGTTTCACCTTTATTAACCTTAAAGGAAATCTGATCCAGTATCTTTTGTTTACCATCGTAAGAAAAAGAGACATTTTTAAACTCAATATCACCTTGTTCTACTTCCATTACCTGTCCGTCTTGTGCGGGCTCATAAATTTCTTCATCAATCAACTTAAAGACGCGGCCAGCAGAAACCATCGAGGTTTGTAAGGTTGAAAAATTTTGTGTCACCTCAATCAGTGGATCAAAAAGACGATTGATGTACTGAATAAAGGCGTACATAATACCTGCC
This window encodes:
- a CDS encoding prepilin peptidase, with the protein product MIPILFFCLGASLGSFMGVIWNRFPENSIIWPPSHCDNCKHSLKAQQLIPIFSVLMTGFKCAFCKQRVSPVYSLIELVMGLIFWCAQQHLFLSWIDVYMISISILLSLYDMKTQSYPFIIWIFSFMILLPFYEWNLLVFFFLLIALLCTIWPAVIGNGDLLYLASIALVYNLKMTLWIIQIASILGLAFCLVQKKRKIPFLPFLSLALLVLLCLKH
- the typA gene encoding translational GTPase TypA — protein: MTELRNDIRNVAIIAHVDHGKTTLVDELLKQSHTLDERKELQERAMDSNDIEKERGITILAKNTAVAYNDVRINIMDTPGHADFGGEVERIMKMVDGVVLVVDAYEGTMPQTRFVLKKALEQDLVPIVVVNKIDKPSARPAEVVDEVLELFIELGADDEQLEFPVVYASAINGTSSLSDDPADQEHTMAPIFDTIIDHIPAPKDNSDEPLQFQVSLLDYNDFVGRIGIGRVFRGTIKVGDNVTLSKLDGTTKNFRVTKLFGFFGLERREIQEAKAGDLIAVSGMEDIFVGETITPTDAIEPLPILRIDEPTLQMTFLVNNSPFAGREGKWVTSRKIEERLLAELQTDVSLRIEPTDSPDKWTVSGRGELHLAILIETMRREGYELQVSRPEVIIKEIDGVKMEPFERVQIDTPEEYQGAIIQSLSERKGDMLDMQMVGNGQTRLIFLIPARGLIGYSTEFLSMTRGYGIMNHTFDQYLPVVPGEIGGRHRGALVSIDQGKATTYSIMRVEERGTIFVNPGTEVYEGMIIGEHSRDNDLGVNVTTAKQMTNVRSANKDQTSVIKTPRILTLEESLEFLNDDEYMEVTPESIRLRKQILNKAARDKANKKKKSAE
- a CDS encoding ABC transporter ATP-binding protein — protein: MYKASQWQVFKRLMSYLKPYKWLTAAALSLLLLTTVVKSYIPLVASYFIDHYLDHMNQTAFLILIAYYGLYLLQSFIQYFGNLCFAKVSYSIVRDIRRDAFANMERLGMSYFDKTPAGSIVSRITNDTEAISEMFSGLLSNFISAIFIFTVTLYTMLTLDVKLTAIILIFLPFIFILVNAYRKKSVQVIAKTRSLLSDINAKLAESIEGIRIIQAFGQEERLKDEFELINEEHLTYANKSVALDSLFLRPAMSLLKLLAYAVLMTYFGFKGMQGGLTAGIMYAFIQYINRLFDPLIEVTQNFSTLQTSMVSAGRVFKLIDEEIYEPAQDGQVMEVEQGDIEFKNVSFSYDGKQKILDQISFKVNKGETIAFVGSTGSGKSSIINVFMRFYEFQEGQVLIDGIDIRRYSQEALRQSIGLVLQDPFLYHGTIASNIRMYQDISDQEVKAAAEFVDADQFIQKLPNQYDAKVTERGSSFSTGQRQLLAFARTVASKPKILILDEATANIDSATEEIVQRSLAKMRQGRTTIAIAHRLSTIQDANCIYVLDKGKIIESGRHEELLEKQGTYYKMYQLQAGMMDNA
- a CDS encoding ROK family glucokinase is translated as MSHKLLGIDLGGTTIKFGILTLEGEVQEKWAIQTNILENGMHIVPDIVASIKHRLEMYGLSKDDFIGIGMGSPGAVDRTKNTVTGAFNLNWKDTQEVGSVIESELGIPFAIDNDANVAALGERWVGAGDNNPDVVFMTLGTGVGGGIIADGNLIHGVAGAGGEIGHMIVEPMNGFACTCGSYGCLETVASATGVVKVARLLAESYEGSSAIKAAIDNGEEVTSKDIFVAAEAGDTFADSVVEKVAFYLGLASANISNILNPDSLVIGGGVSAAGEFLRSRIERYFMTYTFPQVKASTKIKIAELGNDAGIIGAASLARQFIKE
- a CDS encoding YqgQ family protein is translated as MKTLFDVQQLLKHFGIYIYIGKRLYDIEMMKIELQRLFDNGLIEKNDYLNAELILRREHRLELEKEGRKNES
- a CDS encoding rhodanese-like domain-containing protein, whose protein sequence is MSTVTLIIWGLLFATLAYFAWNYFAFKRMAQQIDNDTFKEMMHKSQIIDLRDPAAFRNKHILGARNFPLQTFDASIKSLRKDKPILVYENATSRIAPSALKKLKKAGFTNLYLLRDGIDYWDGKTK